One Malania oleifera isolate guangnan ecotype guangnan chromosome 9, ASM2987363v1, whole genome shotgun sequence DNA segment encodes these proteins:
- the LOC131164018 gene encoding autophagy-related protein 8f isoform X1: protein MIDESNRLLDCVCPKNMAKSYFKQEHDLEKRRAEAARIREKYPDRIPVIVEKAERSDIPNIDKKKYLVPADLTVGQFVYVIRKRIKLSAEKAIFIFVDNVLPPTGAIMSAIYDEKKDEDGFLYVTYSGENTFGYQTPL from the exons ATGATTGATGAATCGAACCGCCTTTTAGATTGCGTTTGTCCT AAAAATATGGCAAAGAGTTACTTCAAGCAAGAGCATGATTTGG AGAAAAGACGTGCTGAGGCTGCTAGGATAAGGGAGAAATACCCAGACAGAATTCCG GTGATAGTGGAGAAGGCAGAAAGAAGTGATATTCCAAATATAGATAAGAAAAA GTATCTTGTTCCGGCTGATTTGACGGTGGGACAGTTTGTCTATGTAATTCGCAAAAGAATCAAATTGAGTGCAGAGAaagcaatttttatttttgtggATAATGTCCTCCCACCCACAG GGGCAATTATGTCTGCGATATATGACGAGAAGAAGGATGAAGATGGGTTTCTCTATGTTACGTACAGTGGAGAGAACACATTCGGGTATCAGACACCGCTGTAG
- the LOC131164018 gene encoding autophagy-related protein 8f isoform X2, with protein MAKSYFKQEHDLEKRRAEAARIREKYPDRIPVIVEKAERSDIPNIDKKKYLVPADLTVGQFVYVIRKRIKLSAEKAIFIFVDNVLPPTGAIMSAIYDEKKDEDGFLYVTYSGENTFGYQTPL; from the exons ATGGCAAAGAGTTACTTCAAGCAAGAGCATGATTTGG AGAAAAGACGTGCTGAGGCTGCTAGGATAAGGGAGAAATACCCAGACAGAATTCCG GTGATAGTGGAGAAGGCAGAAAGAAGTGATATTCCAAATATAGATAAGAAAAA GTATCTTGTTCCGGCTGATTTGACGGTGGGACAGTTTGTCTATGTAATTCGCAAAAGAATCAAATTGAGTGCAGAGAaagcaatttttatttttgtggATAATGTCCTCCCACCCACAG GGGCAATTATGTCTGCGATATATGACGAGAAGAAGGATGAAGATGGGTTTCTCTATGTTACGTACAGTGGAGAGAACACATTCGGGTATCAGACACCGCTGTAG